The following proteins are encoded in a genomic region of Athene noctua unplaced genomic scaffold, bAthNoc1.hap1.1 HAP1_HAP1_scaffold_36, whole genome shotgun sequence:
- the LOC141974215 gene encoding olfactory receptor 14A16-like, protein MCNGSSITEFLLLAFADRRELQLLHFWLFLGISLAALLGNGLIITAIACDHRLHTPMYFFLLNLSLLDLGSLSTTLPKAMANSLWHNRHISYLGCAAQTFFFLFLISAEFSLLTIMSYDRYVAICKPLHYGTLLGSRACVHMAAAAWGTGFLTAVLHTANTFSVPLCQGNAVNQSFCEVPQILKLSCSESDYCREAGLIIISICFDLVCFVFIGVSYVQIFRAVLRIPSEQGRHKAFSTCLPHLAVVSLFISTVMLAYLKPPSLSSPTLDLVVSFLYSVVSPTLNPLIYSLRNREIKDALRKLVGRVSAAVDCPPFYSNDSQCMP, encoded by the coding sequence ATGtgcaacggcagctccatcaccgagttcctcctcctggcattcgcagacagacgggagctgcagctcctgcacttctggctcttcctgggcatctccctggctgccctcctgggcaacggcctcatcatcaccgccatcgcctgtgaccaccgcctgcacacccccatgtacttcttcctcctcaacctctccctcctcgacctgggctccctctccaccactctgcccaaagccatggccaactccctctggcacaacaggcacatctcctacttgggatGTGCTGCACagacctttttctttctcttcttgatctcagcagagttttctctcctcaccatcatgtcctacgaccgttacgttgccatctgcaaacccctgcactacgggaccctcctgggcagcagagcttgtgtccacatggcagcagctgcctggggcactgggttcctcactgctgtgctgcacacggccaacacattttcagtgCCATTGTGCCAAGGCAATGCTGTGAACCAGTCCTTTTGtgaagttccccagatcctcaagctctcctgctcagaATCAGACTACTGCAGGGAAGCTGGGCTAatcattattagtatctgttttgaccttgtatgttttgtgttcattggggtgtcctatgtgcagatcttcagggccgtgctgaggatcccctctgagcagggacggcacaaagccttttccacgtgcctccctcacctggccgtggtctccctctttatcagcactgtcatgcttgcctacctgaagcccccctccctctcctccccaaccctggacctggtggtgtcatttctgtactcagtGGTTTCTCCAACtttgaaccccctcatctacagcttgAGGAACAGGGAGATCaaggatgccctgaggaaactggttGGACGTGTTTCAGCAGCTGTAGACTGTCCACCTTTCTATTCAAATGACTCACAGTGCATGCCATGA